A genomic segment from Lutibacter sp. A80 encodes:
- a CDS encoding heparinase II/III family protein has translation MGKIKFNKLIFCVYLFFTLIGNAQQIPSTKVIGNSHLSNYLTPEVKAQLSENNVISEAKLASYLREKFSERYFFNWKNFDERFQKYNATYSNIEASHTERALDHLSKFADSTHWVLPFNYLNGKQVNAYALRHLARQHKMVDIAYYYNYQHKNVTYISYFTNQLKSLNDALHQNNYEKIEDGNGVYEAFRSGYRVLNWLQIHNMFLGEEGYTDEDQLRTVATLLQHGAHLYARNTKFKPGNHQTRGLSALVMVSILLRDFEGTDSWYTHAMRLLEEHLSKEINDDGFQFERSVHYHMSDIGNYYYVYQLAKINNIKVGDFWEKQLKSLFTTLTQIAYPDKSAPVLQDDTDNPWAEKNDISGALTLGYLLFEDPSLGYFANNYVNSNMYWFLNNKQLNLLNSIKKETPTIGSVSFPTTGYFISRDGWNITNNMMIISAGLDAFKPDHQHGDMLGVQAMANGKVVLPNYQVRYSLKDYGFFKNSMVKNVALVDDELQGKQYTSNKGGSGFGKFLELPNPKTLAWETNKVYDVFVGAHDGFENVGVGYSRQVINIKNNFWIVKDNFTSQKPHAYKQVWQGHYSLENAPNLLRATFDEAEGLDIYQLNKVDTINTNGLRGKQWSVVTKKSNTNFSFITALFPYKGYENRLDETDANLKLGTWNINNQELFKSNASTIISDTTTFILFETSEVKNETISIEFNKKADIIISVKNGITLRNISDKPIKINYKNWNGTKELDSGELLRLSSINN, from the coding sequence ATGGGAAAAATAAAATTTAATAAATTAATTTTTTGTGTTTATTTGTTTTTTACTTTAATCGGTAATGCACAACAAATTCCTTCAACAAAAGTTATTGGAAATTCTCATCTTTCAAATTATTTAACCCCAGAAGTTAAAGCACAATTAAGCGAAAATAATGTAATTTCAGAAGCCAAATTAGCTAGTTATTTAAGAGAGAAATTTTCTGAACGTTATTTTTTTAATTGGAAAAATTTTGATGAAAGGTTTCAAAAATATAATGCAACCTATTCCAATATTGAAGCGAGTCATACAGAACGAGCTTTAGATCATCTTTCGAAGTTTGCAGATTCAACACATTGGGTATTACCATTTAATTATTTAAATGGTAAGCAAGTTAATGCCTATGCATTAAGGCATTTAGCGCGCCAACATAAAATGGTTGATATTGCCTATTACTATAATTATCAACATAAAAACGTAACATACATTTCTTATTTTACCAATCAATTAAAATCTTTAAATGATGCATTGCATCAAAATAACTATGAAAAAATTGAAGATGGAAATGGTGTTTATGAGGCGTTTAGATCTGGTTATCGTGTTTTAAATTGGTTACAAATTCACAATATGTTCTTGGGTGAAGAAGGCTATACAGATGAAGATCAATTAAGAACAGTTGCAACCTTATTACAACATGGTGCACATTTATACGCTAGAAATACAAAATTTAAACCAGGAAACCATCAAACTAGAGGCTTATCTGCATTGGTTATGGTTTCAATTTTATTAAGAGATTTTGAAGGGACAGATAGCTGGTATACACATGCAATGCGATTATTAGAAGAACACTTGTCGAAAGAAATTAATGATGATGGATTTCAATTTGAGCGTTCTGTCCATTATCATATGAGTGATATTGGAAACTATTATTATGTGTATCAATTAGCCAAAATTAATAATATTAAGGTTGGCGATTTTTGGGAGAAACAATTAAAGTCCTTGTTTACCACATTAACCCAAATTGCATACCCAGATAAATCTGCACCTGTTTTGCAAGATGATACAGATAATCCTTGGGCAGAAAAGAATGATATTTCAGGAGCATTAACTTTAGGTTATTTGTTATTTGAAGATCCTTCATTAGGATATTTTGCCAATAATTATGTTAATAGTAATATGTATTGGTTTTTGAATAATAAGCAACTGAACTTGTTAAATTCAATAAAAAAAGAAACACCAACTATAGGGTCAGTTTCATTTCCAACAACAGGTTATTTTATTTCGAGAGATGGCTGGAACATTACTAATAATATGATGATAATTTCTGCTGGTTTAGATGCTTTTAAGCCAGACCACCAGCATGGAGATATGTTAGGTGTTCAAGCTATGGCAAACGGTAAAGTTGTTTTACCTAATTATCAAGTACGTTATTCGTTAAAAGACTATGGTTTTTTTAAAAATTCAATGGTAAAAAATGTTGCTTTGGTTGATGATGAGTTACAGGGAAAACAATATACATCAAACAAAGGAGGGAGTGGTTTTGGTAAATTTTTAGAACTTCCTAATCCTAAAACCCTTGCTTGGGAAACAAATAAAGTTTATGATGTTTTTGTTGGGGCACATGATGGTTTTGAAAATGTTGGAGTAGGTTATTCTCGTCAGGTAATTAACATCAAAAACAATTTTTGGATTGTAAAAGATAATTTTACTTCTCAAAAACCACATGCGTATAAACAAGTTTGGCAAGGTCATTATTCGCTTGAAAATGCACCAAATTTATTAAGAGCAACTTTTGATGAAGCTGAGGGGTTAGATATTTATCAGTTAAATAAAGTAGATACTATAAATACTAATGGATTAAGAGGTAAGCAGTGGTCTGTAGTAACTAAAAAATCGAATACTAATTTTAGTTTTATCACGGCTCTTTTTCCATACAAAGGTTACGAAAATAGATTAGATGAAACTGATGCAAATTTAAAATTAGGGACTTGGAATATTAATAACCAAGAGTTATTTAAGTCTAATGCCAGTACCATAATATCCGATACTACAACTTTTATTTTGTTTGAAACTTCAGAAGTGAAAAACGAAACAATTTCAATTGAATTCAATAAAAAAGCTGATATAATTATTTCTGTAAAAAATGGAATAACCCTACGAAACATTAGTGATAAGCCAATTAAAATTAATTATAAAAATTGGAACGGCACAAAAGAATTAGATTCAGGAGAATTATTGAGACTTTCCAGTATAAATAATTGA
- a CDS encoding chondroitinase-B domain-containing protein codes for MYKNLLIVLSLILLISCDEVSVNMIKVENIEELNSAIKNATPGDEIVLTNGVWKDVEIEFVGKGTKDKPITLRAETAGEVFIEGVSNLEIAGDYLIVEGLFFRNGYTPSRDVIAFRTSKENVANHSKVTNCVVLDYNPKQRDRDDHWVQLFGKHNEVSHCYFAGKTNGGPTLRVDLKGNQSIRNYHQIINNHFGPRPRKGGARGETIQLGSSFTSMSPSNTTIANNLFEECNGEVEIISSKTNFNEIRNNVFYKSEGSVVTRHGNYAIIDGNYFIGDGENKNYGGIRLVNTGHWVVNNYFYNIIGENFRSPLAVMNGIPKSPLNRYNQVTDVVVAYNTYVNCKSPWQFGVGTNIDQKDVLPLSEIRSARPLRIDVANNIIFNEVGDSNPIIEHDKADGVRFKSNIINNQGVSFNDEDRIVPTSFELTKIGEYVFVPTGVSDEFKPYNGFGFEEITNDLFGNSRANSNSIGATIAGVTKDPLILDKTKYGASWYSNEVTPREPQIFNVSTNEEIVAKIAEAKSGDIVALNSGTYMVPKSLVIDKTITIQSKDEEKAEIIFSGEENTPLFELNPYGLLTLKNVKIKGNGTQKAFASLKENMSNHFGLTVIGSEISNFDYVLKAYKQTFAEEILFTNTSITNCENGIELSEEINDKGDYNVEYLTIDNCLFNNVRSNVVDYYRGGYDESTIGGNLALTNTTFENCGAKEETNILINTRGIVNVNIENNTFQNNRVKLVALLWGAKNNSHSNNKIQNSGKIVVEENLKMKLMY; via the coding sequence ATGTATAAAAATTTATTAATTGTTTTATCACTTATTTTATTGATTTCTTGTGATGAGGTTTCAGTAAATATGATAAAAGTTGAAAATATTGAAGAACTAAATTCAGCAATAAAAAATGCTACGCCTGGAGATGAAATTGTATTAACAAATGGAGTTTGGAAAGATGTTGAAATTGAGTTTGTAGGTAAAGGAACTAAAGATAAACCTATAACTTTAAGAGCAGAAACTGCAGGAGAGGTTTTTATTGAAGGTGTTTCTAATTTAGAAATTGCAGGTGATTATTTAATTGTAGAGGGCTTATTTTTTAGAAATGGATATACGCCAAGTAGAGATGTAATTGCTTTTAGAACAAGTAAAGAAAATGTAGCCAATCATTCTAAAGTAACAAACTGTGTAGTTTTAGATTATAATCCAAAACAACGCGATCGAGATGATCACTGGGTGCAACTTTTTGGTAAACATAATGAGGTAAGTCATTGTTATTTTGCTGGTAAAACAAACGGAGGACCTACGCTTAGAGTAGATTTAAAAGGAAACCAAAGTATTAGAAATTACCATCAAATTATAAACAATCATTTTGGACCAAGGCCTAGAAAAGGTGGTGCAAGAGGAGAAACTATTCAATTAGGAAGTAGTTTTACATCTATGTCGCCAAGTAATACAACAATTGCAAATAACTTATTTGAAGAATGTAATGGTGAAGTAGAAATTATTTCAAGTAAAACCAATTTTAATGAAATTAGAAACAACGTTTTTTATAAAAGTGAAGGGTCTGTTGTAACACGCCATGGTAATTATGCTATTATTGATGGAAATTATTTTATTGGTGATGGTGAAAATAAAAATTATGGAGGAATAAGACTTGTAAATACCGGTCATTGGGTTGTAAATAATTATTTCTACAATATTATTGGTGAAAACTTTAGAAGTCCTTTAGCTGTTATGAACGGGATACCTAAATCTCCATTAAATAGATACAACCAAGTTACAGATGTAGTAGTTGCATACAATACATATGTAAACTGTAAATCTCCTTGGCAATTTGGAGTAGGTACTAATATTGATCAAAAAGACGTGTTGCCTTTGTCTGAAATTCGTTCAGCTAGACCACTTAGAATAGACGTTGCAAATAATATTATTTTTAATGAAGTAGGTGATTCTAACCCGATTATAGAACACGATAAAGCCGATGGTGTAAGATTTAAAAGTAATATAATTAACAATCAAGGTGTTAGTTTTAATGATGAAGACCGCATTGTTCCAACTAGTTTTGAATTAACTAAAATTGGCGAATATGTTTTTGTTCCAACGGGTGTTTCTGATGAGTTTAAACCATATAATGGATTTGGCTTTGAGGAAATTACAAATGATCTTTTTGGAAATTCTAGAGCAAATTCTAATTCAATAGGAGCTACTATTGCTGGTGTAACTAAGGATCCATTAATTTTAGATAAAACAAAATACGGTGCTAGCTGGTATTCAAATGAAGTAACGCCAAGAGAACCACAAATTTTTAATGTATCTACTAATGAAGAAATTGTAGCTAAAATTGCTGAAGCAAAATCAGGAGATATTGTAGCATTAAATTCAGGAACTTATATGGTGCCTAAATCTTTAGTAATAGATAAAACTATTACTATTCAATCTAAAGATGAAGAAAAAGCAGAAATTATTTTCTCAGGTGAAGAAAATACACCACTATTTGAATTGAATCCTTATGGTTTGTTAACATTAAAAAATGTTAAAATTAAAGGTAATGGAACTCAAAAAGCCTTTGCAAGTTTAAAAGAAAATATGTCTAATCATTTCGGATTAACAGTTATAGGAAGTGAAATAAGTAACTTTGATTATGTATTAAAAGCATACAAACAAACATTTGCTGAAGAAATTTTATTTACCAACACTTCTATTACTAATTGCGAAAATGGAATTGAACTTTCAGAGGAAATTAATGATAAAGGAGATTATAATGTTGAATATTTAACCATTGACAACTGTCTGTTTAATAATGTAAGAAGCAATGTGGTTGATTATTATAGAGGTGGTTACGATGAGTCTACCATAGGTGGAAATTTAGCACTTACTAATACTACTTTTGAAAACTGTGGTGCTAAAGAAGAAACTAATATTTTAATTAATACACGAGGTATTGTTAATGTAAATATTGAAAATAATACGTTTCAAAATAACAGAGTAAAACTAGTAGCTCTTTTATGGGGAGCTAAAAATAATTCACACTCAAATAATAAAATTCAAAATTCAGGGAAAATTGTAGTAGAAGAAAATTTAAAAATGAAATTAATGTATTAG
- a CDS encoding bifunctional 4-hydroxy-2-oxoglutarate aldolase/2-dehydro-3-deoxy-phosphogluconate aldolase: MAQFTRIEVATAMKETGMIPLFFNSDIELSKKVLKACYDGGARLMEFTARGDFAHEVFGELTKYAIAELPGMIMGVGSVTDGAAASLYMALGANFIVTPVLREDIAIACNRRKVLWSPGCGTLTEIAKAEELGCEIVKLFPGDIYGPQFVKGIKGPQPWTSIMPTGGVSPTKENLTGWFNAGVTCVGMGSQLISKEIIANKDYDGLKAKVKEALALIKDVRK; this comes from the coding sequence ATGGCACAATTTACAAGAATAGAAGTAGCAACAGCAATGAAAGAAACAGGAATGATTCCTTTGTTTTTTAATAGTGATATAGAATTAAGTAAAAAAGTATTAAAGGCTTGTTATGATGGTGGAGCACGTTTAATGGAATTTACAGCTCGTGGAGATTTTGCACACGAAGTTTTTGGAGAATTAACCAAATATGCAATTGCAGAATTACCGGGAATGATAATGGGTGTAGGATCAGTAACCGACGGAGCAGCAGCATCATTATATATGGCTTTAGGAGCAAATTTTATAGTTACTCCAGTATTACGTGAAGATATTGCAATTGCTTGTAATCGTCGTAAAGTTTTATGGTCACCAGGCTGTGGAACATTAACAGAAATTGCAAAAGCTGAAGAGTTAGGTTGTGAAATTGTAAAACTATTTCCAGGAGATATTTACGGACCTCAGTTTGTAAAAGGTATAAAAGGGCCTCAACCTTGGACAAGCATTATGCCTACAGGAGGAGTTTCTCCAACTAAAGAGAATTTAACAGGTTGGTTTAATGCCGGTGTAACTTGTGTTGGAATGGGATCTCAATTAATTTCAAAAGAAATTATAGCAAATAAAGATTACGATGGATTAAAAGCTAAAGTTAAAGAAGCATTAGCGTTAATTAAAGATGTAAGAAAATAA
- a CDS encoding 6-phosphofructokinase, whose amino-acid sequence MKKSIAIICGGGPAPGINTVISTLAKTFLKDGYNVLGVHHGYKGLFSKNPSIKSFDYQSADRIFSLGGSTLTMSRFKPKDSDFKVDFFQKNNVKLLVTIGGDDTASTASRLTKYLVNKKLEVAHIHVPKTIDNDLPLPDRNPTFGFHTAKDEGVRIGNTVYEDARTSENWFVVSAMGRSAGHLAFGIASACHFPMMIIPEMFNKTKITFEKLTNIIISSILKSKIRGIEYGVAMISEGVFHFMDDDEINNSGINFTYDAHGHPELGNVSKSHIFNYLLQVKLKELGLDIKTRPVEIGYELRCCKPIAFDLTLCTLLAIGVKKLYNQGITGCIVSANSNGDITPLYLKDFEDEKGKVQPRLVDVNSDMAQLFIKNLIYIRKNDYKEATKYVEDPSAYDFKKILNWI is encoded by the coding sequence ATGAAAAAATCAATTGCTATTATTTGCGGAGGAGGTCCTGCTCCAGGAATTAATACCGTAATAAGTACACTTGCTAAAACATTTTTAAAAGATGGTTATAATGTTTTAGGAGTTCACCATGGGTACAAGGGATTGTTTTCTAAAAATCCTTCAATAAAATCATTTGATTATCAAAGTGCTGATCGGATTTTTAGTTTGGGTGGTTCTACTTTAACTATGAGTAGATTTAAACCAAAAGATAGTGATTTTAAAGTAGATTTTTTTCAAAAAAATAATGTAAAATTGTTAGTTACAATTGGAGGTGATGACACGGCGTCAACAGCGAGTAGGCTAACAAAATACTTGGTTAATAAAAAATTAGAGGTAGCTCATATCCATGTTCCAAAAACTATAGATAACGATTTGCCTTTACCTGATAGAAACCCAACATTTGGATTTCATACAGCAAAAGATGAAGGGGTTCGAATAGGGAATACTGTTTATGAAGATGCAAGAACTAGTGAAAATTGGTTTGTAGTTTCTGCAATGGGAAGATCTGCCGGTCATTTAGCATTTGGTATTGCTTCTGCATGTCATTTTCCAATGATGATTATTCCTGAAATGTTTAATAAAACCAAAATTACATTTGAAAAATTGACGAATATAATTATTTCGTCTATTCTAAAAAGTAAAATAAGAGGAATTGAATACGGTGTTGCTATGATTAGTGAAGGTGTTTTTCACTTTATGGACGATGATGAAATAAACAACTCCGGAATTAATTTTACATATGATGCTCACGGACATCCAGAATTAGGAAATGTTAGTAAATCTCATATTTTTAATTACCTACTTCAAGTAAAATTAAAAGAATTAGGTTTAGATATTAAAACTAGACCGGTAGAAATAGGTTATGAGTTGAGGTGTTGTAAACCAATAGCATTCGATTTAACATTGTGTACTTTATTAGCTATAGGTGTTAAAAAATTGTACAACCAAGGTATTACTGGTTGTATTGTAAGTGCTAATTCAAATGGAGATATTACGCCTTTGTATTTAAAAGATTTTGAAGATGAAAAAGGCAAAGTTCAGCCAAGATTAGTGGATGTAAACTCTGACATGGCACAGCTTTTTATAAAGAATTTAATTTATATTAGAAAAAACGATTACAAAGAAGCAACTAAATATGTTGAAGATCCTTCGGCATATGATTTTAAAAAAATATTAAACTGGATATAA
- a CDS encoding sugar kinase: MKKVVTFGEIMLRLAPHGFLRFSQANAFDVIYGGGESNVAVSLANYGVPVDFITRLPKNDIGECAMMEMRKRGVNCDNIIWGGDRLGIYFLETGAVNRGSKVVYDRQHSAVAEIEPGMVDWEAVFEGAGWFHWTGITPAISQGAADACLEAVKVASKLGLTISTDLNYRQKLWKYGGDREAIMTELTSYCDIILGNEEDAEKHFNIKPEGLDITTQGEHVKGEAFLSVCDQMLKKFPRAKKVITTLRGSISASHNTWAGVLYDGKTLFESPQYQITDIVDRVGGGDSFMGGLIYGLLEYEGDDQKALDFAVAASCLKHTIKGDANLSTIEEVKKLMGGDASGRVAR; the protein is encoded by the coding sequence ATGAAAAAAGTAGTAACATTTGGAGAAATCATGTTAAGATTAGCTCCACACGGATTTTTAAGATTTTCGCAAGCCAATGCATTTGATGTGATTTATGGAGGAGGAGAGTCTAATGTAGCAGTGTCCTTAGCTAATTATGGTGTTCCAGTAGATTTTATAACGCGTTTACCAAAAAATGATATTGGAGAATGTGCTATGATGGAAATGCGAAAAAGAGGCGTAAACTGCGATAATATTATTTGGGGAGGCGATCGATTAGGAATTTATTTCTTAGAAACCGGTGCCGTAAATAGAGGAAGTAAAGTAGTTTATGATCGACAACATTCAGCAGTTGCAGAAATAGAGCCAGGAATGGTAGATTGGGAAGCTGTATTTGAAGGTGCTGGTTGGTTTCACTGGACAGGTATTACACCAGCCATTTCTCAAGGAGCAGCCGATGCATGTTTAGAAGCTGTAAAAGTTGCAAGCAAGTTAGGTTTAACAATTTCTACGGATTTAAATTACCGTCAGAAATTATGGAAATACGGAGGGGATAGAGAAGCAATAATGACTGAATTAACTTCGTACTGTGATATTATTTTAGGAAATGAAGAAGATGCAGAAAAACATTTTAATATTAAGCCAGAAGGATTAGATATTACAACTCAAGGAGAACATGTTAAAGGAGAAGCATTTTTATCAGTTTGTGATCAAATGTTGAAAAAATTCCCAAGAGCTAAAAAAGTAATAACAACATTAAGAGGATCCATTTCAGCATCACATAATACTTGGGCTGGAGTTTTATATGATGGTAAAACATTATTTGAATCACCTCAATACCAAATTACAGATATTGTAGATAGAGTTGGTGGAGGAGATTCATTTATGGGAGGTTTAATTTATGGTTTGTTAGAATATGAAGGAGATGATCAAAAAGCCTTAGACTTTGCGGTTGCCGCATCTTGTTTAAAACACACAATAAAAGGAGATGCAAACTTATCTACTATAGAAGAGGTGAAAAAGCTAATGGGTGGAGATGCTTCTGGTAGAGTAGCACGATAA
- a CDS encoding SDR family NAD(P)-dependent oxidoreductase: MSNVNNKVAVVTGATGGIGFQVAKRLGQDGYTVVLNGIEDEDGAKRVEELTAEGITAEYIGFDVTSDDAVTSNIKAIGEKYGKIDVLVNNAGGLGGRSRFEEMTTEFYRFVMALNLDSVFFASRAAIPFLKKSDNPSIINYTSNAGWNAGGPGAGIYGTSKAGVHAITRALAKDLAEYGIRVNAVSPGTIDTPFHAQIKATKPEVFASWANNILLGRLGQPEEVASVVSFLASKDASFITAETIQIGGGQALGI, encoded by the coding sequence ATGAGTAATGTAAATAATAAAGTAGCAGTTGTTACAGGTGCTACAGGAGGAATCGGATTTCAAGTAGCTAAAAGATTAGGTCAAGACGGATATACTGTAGTTTTAAATGGTATAGAAGATGAAGATGGAGCTAAAAGAGTTGAAGAATTAACAGCAGAAGGAATTACTGCTGAGTATATTGGGTTTGATGTTACAAGCGACGATGCTGTAACTTCTAACATTAAAGCAATTGGAGAAAAGTATGGTAAAATAGATGTACTTGTAAATAACGCAGGTGGTTTAGGTGGAAGATCTAGATTTGAAGAAATGACAACTGAATTTTACAGATTTGTAATGGCTTTAAACCTTGATTCAGTATTTTTTGCTTCAAGAGCAGCTATTCCTTTCTTAAAAAAATCTGACAATCCGTCAATAATCAATTATACATCTAATGCAGGATGGAATGCTGGTGGACCAGGAGCAGGTATCTATGGTACTTCTAAAGCAGGTGTTCATGCAATTACTAGAGCGTTAGCAAAAGATTTAGCAGAATATGGAATTAGAGTAAACGCTGTATCTCCAGGTACAATTGATACTCCTTTCCACGCTCAAATTAAAGCAACTAAACCAGAAGTTTTTGCTTCTTGGGCAAACAACATTTTATTAGGTAGATTAGGTCAGCCAGAAGAAGTAGCTTCTGTTGTATCTTTCTTAGCTAGTAAAGATGCTTCTTTTATAACAGCTGAAACTATCCAAATTGGAGGTGGACAAGCTTTAGGAATTTAA
- a CDS encoding MFS transporter — MKLKGLRWWVVALIALATIINYIDRQSLSVLWPEIAKELYPGHTPDETKAIYALISIIFVFSYAFGQAIFGKIFDWVGTRLGFVLSIGVWSIATALHAFAQGILSFGIFRSILGISEAGNWPGAAKGNAEWFPTKERALAQGIFNSGAAIGGIISIPLIAFLAVYFSWKSIFILIGLAGLLWLIPWWILVKAPPKDHPWITDEERDYILTGQKNEDFDGDGTPDQEYNPNTKELLGHKQSWGVILASAFIDPIWWLFVFWIPIYLNEVYGMDVKSIGLYGWVPYVGAMFGAWFGGLLAQNRLKAGWNANRTRKLTITLGCLIMLPALIAMANPGEAATAVIIMAVILFGFQTAIGNVQTLPSDLFSGKTVGTLSGFSGMAAKLTAAGLTYLVPWLTSGGNYTPAFIIGAALAILTLASVWIFIPKIEPIKRNK; from the coding sequence ATGAAATTAAAAGGTTTACGTTGGTGGGTTGTAGCGTTAATTGCACTTGCTACAATTATTAATTATATTGATCGTCAGTCATTAAGTGTACTTTGGCCAGAAATAGCTAAAGAACTATATCCAGGTCATACACCTGATGAGACAAAGGCAATTTATGCACTTATTTCAATCATATTTGTATTTTCTTATGCTTTTGGACAAGCTATTTTTGGTAAAATTTTCGATTGGGTAGGTACACGATTAGGTTTTGTATTATCTATTGGAGTATGGTCTATTGCTACAGCATTACACGCTTTTGCTCAAGGGATATTAAGTTTTGGAATATTCCGTTCAATATTAGGTATTTCAGAAGCAGGAAACTGGCCAGGTGCTGCCAAAGGTAATGCAGAATGGTTCCCTACTAAAGAGAGGGCACTTGCTCAAGGAATTTTTAATTCTGGAGCAGCTATTGGAGGGATTATATCTATTCCGCTAATTGCATTTTTAGCTGTATATTTTAGCTGGAAATCAATATTTATATTGATTGGTTTAGCAGGTTTACTTTGGTTAATACCATGGTGGATATTAGTAAAAGCACCACCAAAAGATCACCCTTGGATTACAGATGAGGAACGTGATTATATTTTAACAGGTCAAAAAAATGAAGATTTTGATGGAGATGGAACACCTGATCAAGAGTATAATCCTAATACAAAAGAGCTTTTAGGTCATAAACAAAGTTGGGGTGTAATATTAGCATCTGCATTTATAGATCCAATTTGGTGGCTGTTTGTTTTTTGGATACCTATTTATTTAAATGAAGTTTATGGAATGGATGTAAAATCTATTGGGCTTTATGGATGGGTACCATACGTTGGAGCTATGTTTGGAGCTTGGTTTGGTGGTCTATTAGCACAAAATAGATTAAAAGCAGGTTGGAATGCTAATAGAACACGTAAACTAACAATTACACTTGGGTGTTTAATTATGCTACCAGCATTAATTGCTATGGCAAATCCAGGAGAAGCTGCTACTGCCGTTATTATTATGGCTGTTATCTTGTTTGGTTTTCAAACAGCTATTGGTAATGTTCAAACCTTACCAAGTGACCTTTTTTCAGGAAAAACTGTTGGAACATTATCTGGATTTTCAGGTATGGCGGCAAAACTTACTGCTGCAGGTTTAACCTACTTAGTGCCTTGGTTAACTAGTGGAGGTAATTATACACCAGCTTTTATAATAGGAGCGGCTTTAGCTATTCTAACTTTAGCTAGTGTGTGGATATTTATCCCTAAAATTGAGCCAATTAAAAGAAATAAATAA
- a CDS encoding FadR/GntR family transcriptional regulator, whose protein sequence is MKLEILTKADHVETQNLIISKIRDYINFKNLEPGDKLPSERMMSEKFETSRNNVREAIQRLEFYGVLKSIPQSGTFVANIGVIALNGIIDGVLGLKQPDFKSLVETRILLELKTSKLAALRRTDADLEEIKGALEAFSKKVYNGEDAIQEDLLFHLAIAKAAGNSTLNTLMLMITPEIIINFEKHHVCDKKSSLIGIEEHTAIYNAIKDKNPTEVKQKMKLHFKNLYEYCYNVKF, encoded by the coding sequence ATGAAATTAGAAATACTAACAAAAGCAGACCACGTTGAAACTCAGAATTTAATTATTTCTAAAATAAGAGATTATATAAATTTTAAGAATCTAGAACCAGGAGATAAATTACCATCTGAACGTATGATGTCTGAAAAGTTTGAGACCAGTAGAAATAATGTTAGAGAAGCAATTCAAAGGTTAGAGTTTTATGGTGTACTAAAATCAATACCTCAAAGTGGAACTTTTGTTGCTAATATTGGTGTAATTGCCTTAAACGGTATTATAGATGGAGTTTTAGGATTAAAGCAACCAGATTTTAAATCACTGGTAGAAACTAGAATTTTATTAGAGTTAAAAACTTCAAAATTAGCAGCCTTAAGAAGAACTGATGCCGATTTAGAAGAAATTAAAGGGGCATTAGAAGCATTTTCTAAAAAAGTTTATAATGGTGAAGATGCAATTCAAGAAGATTTATTATTTCACTTAGCAATAGCTAAAGCAGCAGGTAATAGTACTTTAAATACGTTAATGTTAATGATAACACCTGAGATTATAATAAATTTTGAGAAGCATCATGTATGTGATAAAAAATCTTCACTTATAGGTATTGAAGAACATACAGCAATTTATAACGCTATAAAGGATAAAAATCCAACAGAGGTTAAACAGAAAATGAAATTACATTTTAAAAATTTATACGAATATTGTTACAATGTTAAGTTTTAA